A window of the Deltaproteobacteria bacterium genome harbors these coding sequences:
- a CDS encoding acetyl-CoA C-acyltransferase encodes MKDVVIVSACRTAIGAFGGTLKDVHASSIGKVVMEEAVKRAGIDPAIIDDIRFGCCMEPADTLNVTRIAALLAGIPDTVTAVTINRVCISGMEATISGMAMIQAGMADVCLVGGMEHMSGVAYTVPGARWGCRLQDAEFVDSIIRGLHCGSHVIPHPETSPVDATQAPLSMFVGKPYIMGHTAEFIAQHHNISREAMDEVALRSHNNAERANNDGSFANEIVPISIPQRKKDPIIFARDEHFRPGMTMDMLTKLPPAFIPKIGKVTAGNSSGLNDGASAMIIMSADKAKELGLTPLAVIKAVSRGGCHPAIMGLSPVPAVKNLEAQGRYKVADFDLIEVNEAFAAQYLGCEIELGLDREKVNVNGSGIGLGHPVGSTGCRIIVTLLNALKNRGKSLGMATLCGGGGVSMTIVIETM; translated from the coding sequence ATGAAAGACGTAGTCATAGTATCAGCTTGCCGCACCGCCATCGGAGCATTCGGCGGAACCCTGAAGGACGTTCACGCCTCCTCCATCGGCAAAGTGGTGATGGAAGAAGCCGTGAAACGCGCCGGGATCGACCCCGCCATAATCGACGACATCCGCTTCGGCTGCTGCATGGAGCCTGCGGACACGCTGAACGTAACCCGCATAGCCGCCCTTCTGGCCGGAATCCCGGACACCGTCACCGCAGTCACCATCAACAGGGTGTGCATCTCCGGCATGGAAGCCACCATAAGCGGCATGGCCATGATCCAGGCCGGAATGGCCGACGTCTGCCTGGTGGGCGGCATGGAGCACATGTCCGGCGTGGCCTATACCGTTCCGGGCGCGCGCTGGGGCTGCCGCCTCCAGGACGCCGAGTTCGTGGATTCCATCATTCGCGGCCTGCACTGCGGAAGCCACGTGATCCCCCACCCGGAAACCAGCCCGGTGGACGCCACCCAGGCCCCGCTTTCCATGTTCGTGGGAAAACCCTACATAATGGGGCACACCGCCGAATTCATCGCCCAGCACCATAACATCTCCCGCGAGGCCATGGACGAGGTGGCGCTTCGGAGCCACAACAACGCGGAACGCGCCAACAACGACGGCTCCTTCGCCAACGAAATAGTGCCCATAAGCATTCCCCAGCGCAAGAAGGACCCCATAATTTTCGCCCGGGACGAGCATTTCCGCCCCGGAATGACCATGGACATGCTGACGAAGCTGCCCCCGGCCTTCATACCCAAGATCGGCAAGGTGACTGCGGGCAACTCCTCCGGCCTCAACGACGGTGCCTCCGCCATGATTATAATGAGCGCGGACAAGGCCAAAGAGCTTGGACTCACGCCCCTGGCGGTCATCAAGGCCGTGAGTCGCGGAGGCTGCCATCCGGCGATAATGGGCCTTTCCCCGGTGCCTGCGGTGAAAAACCTGGAAGCCCAGGGCAGGTACAAGGTGGCGGACTTCGACCTCATCGAGGTGAACGAGGCATTCGCCGCCCAGTACCTTGGGTGCGAAATCGAGCTTGGGCTTGACCGCGAGAAGGTGAACGTGAACGGAAGCGGAATCGGCCTTGGGCACCCGGTGGGCTCCACAGGCTGCCGGATCATAGTGACCCTTCTCAACGCCCTCAAGAATCGCGGAAAATCTCTGGGCATGGCCACCCTGTGTGGCGGCGGAGGAGTATCAATGACCATAGTCATCGAAACCATGTGA
- a CDS encoding M48 family metalloprotease: protein MKTRFRAILPVLAVVILFLCTAASPCMAITVAEEKELGDKFLEAIRGQMAFVEDPVVSSYIQRLGRRVVERIPDKPMEPRFFVADQDVLNAFAGPGGFIVIFRGAFTALESEGELVGIMAHETAHVTCRHISKKIAREQKIQIATLAGVLAGVFLGAPAPAMVGGMAGGASVSLSYSREDERQADEIGREYMSLAGYGGAGYLKALERMRAAAVLGPQEVPTYLTTHPGVDERMAAMDLWLSVNPKKAKDTRPADESGFLTARARLLGLYGDQGESLAKLSEMIQKNPGDAAAHYGLALYYSRLSRRSQALETMKKAVELKPFDADFLAGMGQAYLEAGMAEEAKRVLHNAVKAAPENALALYWLGRTLLDSEDAEGARRELAESLRLCPEYSPAMYFLAQALGRKGDTPRAHYYHGLYSISIRDWPTARFHLNRALNLGGNDPELTEMVEAAMLKIPVKAPQIPRR from the coding sequence ATGAAAACGCGTTTCAGGGCCATTCTGCCGGTTTTGGCTGTCGTGATCCTTTTTCTGTGCACTGCGGCCAGCCCGTGCATGGCCATAACGGTTGCCGAGGAAAAGGAGCTTGGCGACAAGTTCCTGGAAGCCATACGCGGCCAGATGGCCTTTGTCGAAGACCCGGTGGTGTCATCCTACATCCAAAGGCTTGGCAGGCGTGTGGTGGAGCGCATTCCCGACAAGCCGATGGAACCGCGCTTTTTCGTTGCCGACCAGGACGTCCTTAACGCCTTCGCAGGGCCCGGCGGCTTCATAGTGATCTTCCGGGGAGCCTTCACGGCCCTGGAAAGCGAGGGCGAGCTGGTCGGCATCATGGCCCACGAGACCGCTCACGTAACCTGCCGCCACATATCCAAAAAAATCGCCCGCGAGCAGAAAATCCAGATCGCCACCCTGGCCGGGGTTCTCGCCGGGGTCTTCCTGGGCGCTCCGGCCCCAGCAATGGTGGGCGGCATGGCGGGCGGGGCCAGCGTGTCGCTTTCCTACAGCAGGGAGGACGAACGGCAGGCCGATGAAATTGGCCGGGAGTACATGTCCCTGGCGGGCTATGGCGGGGCGGGCTACTTAAAGGCCCTGGAAAGGATGAGGGCTGCGGCGGTGCTTGGCCCTCAGGAGGTTCCCACCTATCTCACCACCCATCCGGGTGTGGATGAGCGCATGGCGGCCATGGACCTTTGGCTTTCGGTCAACCCGAAAAAGGCCAAAGACACCCGTCCCGCCGACGAGTCGGGCTTTCTCACGGCGCGGGCAAGGCTTCTGGGGCTTTACGGCGACCAGGGCGAGAGTCTGGCGAAACTTTCCGAAATGATACAGAAAAATCCGGGGGACGCGGCGGCCCATTACGGCCTGGCCCTTTATTATTCCAGGCTTTCCCGCCGGAGCCAGGCCCTGGAAACCATGAAAAAGGCGGTGGAATTAAAACCCTTTGACGCGGATTTTCTTGCCGGAATGGGTCAGGCCTATCTTGAGGCGGGAATGGCCGAAGAAGCGAAAAGGGTCTTGCATAACGCGGTGAAGGCCGCCCCGGAAAACGCCCTGGCCCTCTACTGGCTGGGCCGGACCCTGCTTGACTCCGAAGACGCGGAAGGAGCGCGGCGGGAGCTTGCCGAATCCCTCCGCCTGTGCCCGGAATATTCGCCCGCCATGTATTTTCTGGCCCAGGCCCTGGGGCGCAAGGGTGACACTCCCCGCGCCCACTACTATCACGGCCTTTATTCCATTAGCATAAGGGACTGGCCAACCGCCCGCTTCCACCTTAACCGCGCCTTGAACCTTGGGGGAAACGACCCGGAACTCACCGAGATGGTGGAGGCGGCCATGCTGAAAATTCCCGTAAAGGCGCCTCAAATTCCCCGCCGTTAA
- a CDS encoding cysteine synthase has translation MNDSILSHIGNTPLVPIRRMNPNPRVTMLAKVEYVNPGGSIKDRPALFMIEDGERSGQLTPDKIVIEATSGNTGIGLALVCAIKGYRLLLTMSEAVSQERQKILKARGARIMLTPGHLGTDGAIEEVYRVARESPDLYFMTDQFNNPANWQAHYHTTANEIWTQTNGSVTHVVATMGTTGTLMGVSRRLKELNPAVSIIGVEPYLGHKIQGLKNLKEAYVPEIFEKKWVDEKVNVDDDEAYETARRMASEEGLFVGMSSGAALAVARRKVMELDGGVMVVILPDGGERYLSTNLFTFQEKVEIKTGNTLTRGKDAFTPARPGKAGVFCLGPVAAGPPGLSECRRFILSDLLCRYLAFRGLSVNQVMNITDIDDRTIEGSEKAGKDLAAFTKVHADRFFEDMATLGVGPANHYPKTSEHTDDMTALSRKLADRGFAYEKLRSLYFSVSHLPEYGRLSGVDLEKIRLGATVDLSGYEKDNPRDFTLFKRCRLAELKRGIFVKTEWGNVRPSWPLQCAAMSMKYLGENYDFHVGSLDLVFPLNENENAICLALSGKPLARNWIHCEAVYEDGQKVGGSHGLRMNVDELLDQGFTGREIRFWLLATHYGRPLSFSAEKLVQARKSIARLDRFAEALSNHAGGRPCGELDQILYDLKTSFQAALDDDLSISAALSAVFGLVKRVNALMAEGAIDEKGCEKVAEALKRINEVVNVFDFSEKTHDQKVDFLLRERREARASGDFARADAIRLRLIEMGHSVRDSRLKGE, from the coding sequence CTTTTCATGATCGAGGACGGCGAGAGAAGCGGCCAACTCACCCCGGACAAGATCGTCATCGAGGCCACCAGCGGCAACACCGGCATCGGCCTGGCTTTGGTCTGCGCCATCAAGGGCTACAGGCTTCTTCTCACCATGAGCGAGGCCGTGAGCCAGGAGCGCCAGAAGATTTTAAAGGCCCGTGGGGCGCGCATCATGCTCACCCCCGGCCACCTTGGCACGGACGGGGCCATAGAGGAGGTCTATCGGGTGGCCAGGGAGAGCCCGGACCTCTACTTCATGACCGACCAGTTCAACAACCCGGCAAACTGGCAGGCCCACTACCACACCACGGCAAACGAGATATGGACCCAGACCAACGGGTCCGTCACCCACGTGGTGGCCACCATGGGCACCACCGGCACCCTGATGGGGGTTTCCAGGCGTCTCAAGGAACTTAACCCGGCAGTCTCCATTATCGGCGTGGAGCCCTACCTGGGCCACAAGATTCAGGGCCTGAAAAATCTCAAGGAAGCCTACGTCCCGGAAATTTTTGAGAAAAAGTGGGTGGACGAAAAAGTCAACGTGGACGACGACGAGGCCTACGAGACCGCCCGCAGGATGGCCTCGGAGGAGGGCCTTTTCGTGGGCATGAGTAGCGGCGCGGCGCTCGCGGTGGCCCGGCGCAAGGTGATGGAACTCGACGGCGGCGTCATGGTGGTGATCCTGCCCGACGGCGGGGAGCGCTACCTTTCCACCAACCTTTTCACCTTTCAGGAAAAGGTGGAGATCAAGACCGGAAACACGCTCACCCGTGGAAAGGACGCCTTCACCCCGGCGCGTCCGGGCAAGGCCGGGGTGTTCTGCTTAGGCCCCGTGGCCGCAGGCCCTCCGGGGCTTTCCGAGTGCAGGAGGTTCATCCTCTCGGACCTGTTGTGCCGCTACCTGGCCTTCCGGGGCCTTTCTGTGAACCAGGTGATGAACATAACGGACATCGACGACCGCACCATAGAGGGCTCGGAAAAGGCGGGCAAGGACCTTGCCGCCTTCACAAAGGTCCACGCGGACCGTTTTTTCGAGGACATGGCGACACTGGGAGTGGGCCCGGCCAACCATTACCCGAAAACCAGCGAGCACACCGACGACATGACCGCCCTTTCGCGGAAGCTGGCGGACAGGGGCTTCGCCTACGAAAAACTGCGCAGCCTCTATTTTTCGGTGTCTCACCTTCCCGAATACGGCAGGCTTTCCGGGGTTGACCTGGAGAAAATTCGCTTAGGGGCCACGGTGGACCTTTCGGGCTACGAAAAGGACAACCCCCGCGACTTCACCCTTTTCAAGCGCTGCCGTCTGGCGGAGTTGAAGCGCGGCATCTTCGTGAAAACCGAGTGGGGCAACGTGCGGCCCTCCTGGCCACTCCAGTGCGCGGCCATGAGCATGAAATACCTTGGGGAAAACTACGATTTCCACGTGGGAAGCCTGGACCTGGTCTTTCCCCTGAATGAAAACGAAAACGCCATCTGCCTGGCCCTTTCGGGAAAACCCCTTGCCCGCAACTGGATACACTGCGAGGCAGTCTACGAGGACGGGCAGAAGGTGGGTGGTTCGCACGGGCTGCGCATGAACGTGGACGAGCTTCTTGACCAGGGTTTCACGGGCCGGGAAATCCGCTTCTGGCTTCTGGCCACCCATTATGGAAGGCCGCTCAGCTTTTCAGCGGAAAAGCTCGTCCAGGCGCGTAAGAGCATAGCCCGCCTGGACCGCTTCGCCGAAGCCCTTTCAAACCACGCTGGAGGCCGCCCCTGCGGCGAGCTGGACCAGATTCTTTACGATCTCAAGACCTCCTTCCAGGCAGCCCTGGACGACGACCTTTCAATCTCCGCCGCCCTTTCGGCGGTTTTCGGGCTGGTGAAGCGCGTGAACGCCCTCATGGCCGAAGGGGCCATCGACGAAAAGGGCTGCGAAAAGGTGGCCGAGGCCTTAAAGCGCATAAACGAGGTGGTCAACGTCTTCGATTTCAGCGAAAAAACCCATGACCAGAAGGTGGACTTCCTTCTGAGGGAAAGGCGGGAGGCGAGGGCTTCCGGGGATTTCGCCAGGGCAGACGCCATCCGGCTCCGTCTTATTGAGATGGGCCACAGTGTGAGGGACAGCCGGTTGAAAGGGGAATGA